Proteins found in one Paenibacillus borealis genomic segment:
- a CDS encoding ABC transporter permease — protein sequence MPNVRKRGAGYKLQQIARNPFLYGMAVPGLLFFLIFSYFPIYGILIAFKNYDFSKGITGSDWVGFRNFNYFFTSDDFWTILRNTLLLNVLFIVFTTLAAVLIALMFNEIRNKYFKRISQSLIFLPYFMSWIVIGMLVQSFLGGESPPVNAWIQHLGFAPVNWMFESALWPWILTIIRVWQGAGYLSIIFLAAITGISEDLYEAARIDGASKLQIMLRITLPLLVPTISIMTLLSVGRIFNGDFAMIYAIIGDNSLLYPATDVIDTFVFRSMRQLHDFGMSSAVGLFQSVMGLIFVIIANAVTRKMSKESALF from the coding sequence ATGCCAAATGTCCGGAAACGCGGGGCAGGCTACAAACTGCAGCAAATTGCACGCAATCCTTTTTTATACGGGATGGCGGTGCCGGGATTGCTCTTCTTTCTTATCTTCAGTTATTTTCCGATTTACGGAATCCTTATTGCATTTAAGAACTATGACTTTTCCAAAGGGATCACCGGGAGCGACTGGGTAGGCTTCCGCAACTTCAATTATTTCTTTACATCGGATGATTTCTGGACCATCCTGCGCAATACACTGCTGCTGAATGTGCTGTTCATTGTGTTCACCACGCTTGCAGCGGTTCTTATCGCTCTGATGTTTAATGAGATCCGCAATAAGTATTTCAAGCGGATTTCGCAGTCGCTGATCTTTCTTCCTTATTTCATGTCATGGATTGTGATCGGCATGCTGGTGCAATCGTTCCTGGGAGGCGAATCACCGCCGGTCAATGCATGGATTCAGCATTTGGGCTTTGCGCCGGTCAATTGGATGTTTGAATCCGCCTTATGGCCATGGATTCTTACGATTATCCGCGTGTGGCAGGGTGCCGGCTACTTGTCGATTATCTTTTTGGCGGCTATCACGGGCATCTCCGAGGATCTATATGAAGCAGCGCGGATAGACGGCGCCTCCAAGCTGCAGATTATGCTGCGGATTACGTTGCCGCTGCTCGTTCCGACCATTTCCATTATGACCCTTCTGTCGGTCGGCAGAATCTTCAACGGCGATTTTGCCATGATCTATGCGATTATCGGAGATAACTCTCTCTTGTATCCGGCAACGGATGTGATTGATACCTTCGTATTCCGTTCTATGCGGCAGCTTCATGATTTCGGGATGTCCTCCGCGGTGGGCTTGTTCCAGTCGGTAATGGGTCTGATCTTCGTGATTATCGCCAATGCGGTTACACGCAAAATGTCCAAAGAATCCGCTTTGTTCTAG
- a CDS encoding AraC family transcriptional regulator: MPKFKLSRLNFIKQRSTFIKIIIYFVSANVIVLAVSFIALYSLSSKTLLKEIGDHSESLLVNGAKNTAQLMEWSINYAYSSSSDVQIEAYALSEQHTDLDTYAVWSRLMNIKKGNPSIDSVYLINDYTQQIIDSRLGVNEYDGFYDQEVLQRLRTRKLTDGAFLIPRTLILPLESGKEKKVITAIIPYETGKSISAFVLNVDADNIMTLLQNNSNVLETSVFVLNDKKELVFSTVKLDAEQIQEFSQATDKEANGWKIVKPQNFPEQMLVYANTSINGIQSWRFIETIPKSIILSKITWLRNLTLLLFGGLFAASLWVIILLSKRVYSPIQELVHNVMEQHHAEQLDGQNEANELVYLSQVFVSQNERIHELTEHGRKNKFLARERFIRELLGGLTLSIAEIRNSCKELGIELSEEGIAVAIFRIDQFASFTVRYSEKDQRLLRFAMANIIQESLQPDAMKGILTVDMGKDHVAVLLPLNRGQSAAMYAGKLQQAQRLVAQFLSIGTTVACGKHLEGLNELHEGYMETYELTQERFRLGQGALVIEEYADASPAGLYHMPLELERQMVQAIHRADASAFLGCLHTAISSLRERPYFECKMSLITLFMEIRRSMQEITHQPVLPSSWSLTSVENQIIKLETLEAVTEWMAEVSAKFLEEIAAVRSVSRNAGLAGQVDQLIEAHLTDANLSVKMLSDELGLSVNYIRNLYKNETNRSITETITEKRLNIICGELISSEAPIEPIVLKYGFSSLNTFYLAFKKRYGVTPAVYRKSNQK; encoded by the coding sequence ATGCCTAAATTCAAACTATCCCGGTTGAATTTTATCAAGCAACGCTCGACTTTCATCAAAATCATCATTTATTTTGTCAGCGCCAATGTTATCGTACTGGCGGTTTCATTCATTGCCCTCTATTCTCTATCCTCAAAAACCCTGCTCAAGGAAATCGGCGACCACTCCGAGTCCCTGTTAGTCAATGGAGCCAAGAATACAGCGCAGCTCATGGAATGGTCCATCAATTATGCCTATTCCTCAAGCTCCGATGTCCAAATAGAAGCTTATGCGCTCTCAGAGCAGCACACAGACCTGGACACCTATGCAGTGTGGAGCCGGCTCATGAACATCAAGAAAGGCAATCCCTCTATCGATTCGGTCTATCTGATTAATGATTATACGCAGCAAATTATCGATTCCCGGCTGGGCGTGAATGAATATGACGGCTTCTATGACCAGGAGGTATTACAGCGGCTGCGGACCCGCAAACTGACTGACGGAGCCTTCCTTATTCCCCGGACCCTTATACTGCCGCTGGAATCCGGCAAGGAGAAGAAAGTCATTACGGCAATCATCCCCTATGAGACCGGCAAATCCATCTCTGCTTTTGTACTGAATGTCGATGCGGACAACATCATGACGCTGCTGCAGAATAACAGCAATGTTCTGGAGACCAGTGTCTTTGTGCTCAATGACAAGAAGGAGCTGGTGTTCAGCACCGTGAAGCTGGACGCAGAGCAGATTCAGGAGTTCAGCCAGGCCACAGATAAGGAGGCGAACGGCTGGAAGATTGTTAAGCCGCAGAACTTCCCGGAGCAAATGCTGGTCTACGCCAATACCTCCATCAATGGCATCCAGAGCTGGAGATTTATTGAGACGATTCCCAAATCGATTATTCTGAGCAAAATCACCTGGCTGCGGAACTTGACGCTGCTGTTGTTCGGCGGACTGTTCGCCGCCTCTCTGTGGGTGATCATTCTATTATCCAAACGGGTATATTCACCGATCCAGGAGCTGGTTCACAATGTGATGGAACAGCATCACGCGGAGCAGCTGGACGGGCAGAATGAAGCCAATGAGCTGGTGTATTTATCCCAGGTCTTCGTCTCCCAGAATGAGCGGATCCATGAGCTGACCGAGCACGGACGGAAGAACAAGTTCCTGGCCCGGGAGCGGTTTATACGGGAATTATTGGGAGGGCTTACCTTATCCATTGCGGAAATCCGCAACAGCTGTAAGGAGCTTGGCATTGAACTGTCTGAGGAGGGAATAGCGGTAGCGATCTTCCGGATAGACCAGTTCGCTTCCTTTACTGTACGGTATTCGGAAAAAGACCAGCGGTTGTTGCGCTTCGCCATGGCTAATATTATCCAGGAATCCCTGCAGCCGGATGCGATGAAAGGGATTCTGACCGTTGATATGGGCAAGGATCATGTGGCTGTGCTTCTCCCGCTTAACAGGGGGCAATCTGCGGCTATGTATGCCGGGAAGCTGCAGCAGGCGCAGCGGCTTGTCGCCCAATTCCTGTCCATCGGAACCACCGTCGCCTGCGGCAAGCACTTGGAGGGGCTGAATGAACTTCATGAGGGTTATATGGAGACCTACGAGCTGACTCAGGAACGCTTCCGTCTGGGGCAAGGAGCCTTGGTAATTGAGGAGTATGCCGATGCAAGTCCGGCCGGGCTGTATCACATGCCGCTGGAGCTGGAACGGCAAATGGTTCAGGCCATCCATAGGGCGGATGCTTCCGCCTTCCTCGGCTGCCTGCATACCGCCATTTCTTCACTCCGGGAACGGCCTTACTTCGAATGCAAAATGTCATTGATCACCTTATTCATGGAAATCCGCCGCTCAATGCAGGAGATCACCCATCAGCCTGTGCTGCCCAGCTCCTGGAGTCTGACCTCGGTAGAGAATCAGATTATTAAGCTGGAGACCCTGGAAGCTGTCACGGAGTGGATGGCAGAGGTATCCGCCAAATTTCTGGAGGAGATTGCTGCCGTCCGCAGTGTCTCCAGGAACGCAGGTCTGGCCGGACAGGTGGACCAGCTCATCGAAGCGCATCTGACCGATGCCAATTTGTCCGTCAAGATGCTCTCGGATGAGCTTGGCCTGTCGGTGAATTATATCCGGAATTTGTACAAGAACGAGACGAACCGCTCCATTACAGAGACGATTACCGAGAAGCGGCTGAACATCATCTGCGGCGAACTGATCTCCAGCGAAGCGCCGATTGAGCCCATCGTACTGAAATATGGCTTTTCTTCATTAAATACCTTCTATCTTGCTTTCAAAAAAAGATATGGCGTTACTCCGGCAGTCTACAGGAAATCCAATCAGAAATAG
- a CDS encoding LytR/AlgR family response regulator transcription factor codes for MYRVAICDDEEKQRELVKRTLIGLSIKANIEFEMELFHSGEQLAAYYERGEAPFHILILDVEMGGMNGIQTARRIRDLKHFDEQIIFLTSYPQYMVESFDVITFQYLIKPVAPLLLEEKITKLCQYFQAQDKKYMVIKSGYDEVVLRYDDIIAIEVAKSLTIKSKLHVITTAQVYESKGIIADYAAALKDSNFLHIHRSIIINLLHVKKFASGSVLMSNGMELPIGRSKIKEVKDYYTKFMIMKGNSYDSI; via the coding sequence ATGTATAGAGTAGCGATATGCGATGATGAGGAGAAGCAGCGGGAGCTTGTTAAGAGAACTCTGATTGGCTTATCCATCAAGGCAAATATAGAATTCGAAATGGAGTTGTTTCACTCAGGGGAGCAGCTGGCCGCTTATTATGAGCGTGGCGAAGCGCCCTTCCATATTCTAATTCTTGATGTGGAGATGGGCGGGATGAATGGGATTCAGACGGCACGGAGAATACGGGATCTGAAGCATTTTGATGAACAAATTATTTTTCTGACCAGCTACCCTCAATATATGGTAGAGAGCTTCGATGTCATCACCTTCCAGTATTTAATCAAACCGGTAGCCCCTCTCCTCCTGGAAGAGAAGATCACTAAGCTGTGCCAATACTTCCAGGCTCAGGATAAAAAGTATATGGTCATTAAATCCGGTTATGACGAGGTCGTATTAAGATATGATGATATCATTGCGATTGAGGTCGCCAAAAGCTTAACGATAAAAAGCAAGCTGCATGTGATCACCACAGCTCAAGTCTATGAGAGCAAAGGGATTATTGCAGATTATGCTGCAGCTCTAAAAGACAGTAACTTCCTGCACATCCACCGTTCTATAATTATCAACCTGCTGCATGTGAAGAAGTTCGCCAGCGGCTCCGTTCTCATGTCGAATGGGATGGAGCTTCCTATAGGCCGGTCCAAGATCAAAGAGGTTAAAGATTACTACACCAAATTTATGATCATGAAGGGTAATTCGTATGATTCTATATAA
- a CDS encoding ATP-binding protein: MILYNLPIVFCVLLVMCFQTNFFFTSVFDKSARKPNRIVYFMVYGLLCFIYLVIPMNSYIASCVALLMIFGLAQSYDVEIKTKVIFSILYAVLMTMVSFISLYIFSVFDSIDFTTLDSGNGQDRLTFTKSLILSCVIMFAVIQIIRFISKRRSFSLPYRYYIFFLLVPLISIYQINVLTATSEKNIYYFMAIIGFLFLNVMVVYIFDTIIDKFQFMHENTQLQQQMNYQDANYEKTVHSFKSVKRIIHDTHQQFLYIEECIKRNDSAAALEHIRVTLNKVEDAYQRVNTGHLVIDALVTNTLNIGQANGIRMDTRLQLYSLEVNIDRYDLCVVLGNMLDNAIEASKKVKVAEDRYMLIQIHSNESALFIHILNHMDKETAPLHSQKPDPEYHGIGLTNIARICDKYGGNMTIESGHKVFNNMVVLPFHTDNP, from the coding sequence ATGATTCTATATAACCTGCCAATAGTCTTCTGTGTGCTGCTGGTGATGTGCTTTCAAACCAACTTTTTCTTCACTTCCGTCTTTGACAAGTCCGCCAGGAAGCCTAACCGGATCGTTTACTTCATGGTTTACGGATTGCTTTGTTTCATTTATTTAGTCATTCCGATGAATTCTTATATAGCCTCTTGTGTCGCATTGCTGATGATCTTTGGTTTGGCGCAATCCTATGATGTGGAGATCAAGACCAAGGTCATTTTTTCCATCCTGTATGCGGTTTTGATGACGATGGTTAGCTTCATCTCGCTGTATATCTTCTCAGTCTTTGATTCCATAGATTTCACTACTCTGGATTCGGGCAACGGGCAGGACCGGCTGACCTTTACGAAGTCATTAATCCTTAGCTGTGTGATTATGTTTGCCGTGATTCAGATCATAAGATTTATTTCCAAACGCAGAAGCTTCTCTCTGCCTTACCGTTATTACATTTTCTTCCTGCTCGTCCCCCTGATTAGTATCTATCAGATCAATGTACTCACTGCCACCAGTGAGAAGAACATCTATTATTTCATGGCGATTATCGGATTCCTGTTCTTGAACGTGATGGTCGTCTATATTTTCGATACGATTATTGATAAATTTCAATTCATGCATGAGAATACACAATTGCAGCAGCAGATGAATTATCAGGATGCGAACTACGAGAAAACAGTGCACAGCTTCAAATCCGTTAAGCGGATTATTCACGACACCCACCAGCAGTTCCTCTACATTGAAGAGTGTATTAAACGAAATGATTCAGCGGCGGCATTGGAGCATATCAGGGTTACCTTAAATAAAGTTGAGGATGCGTATCAGCGGGTGAACACAGGTCATCTCGTTATAGATGCGCTAGTCACGAATACACTTAATATTGGACAGGCCAACGGAATTAGAATGGATACCAGGCTTCAGCTCTATTCGCTGGAAGTGAATATTGACCGTTATGACCTATGTGTCGTTCTTGGCAATATGCTGGATAATGCGATAGAAGCCTCTAAGAAGGTTAAGGTGGCTGAGGACCGGTACATGCTCATCCAGATTCATTCGAATGAGTCTGCGCTGTTCATCCACATCCTTAACCATATGGACAAAGAGACTGCCCCCTTGCACAGCCAGAAGCCGGACCCGGAGTATCATGGCATCGGCTTAACCAATATAGCCAGAATATGCGATAAGTACGGCGGCAACATGACCATCGAGTCCGGACATAAAGTCTTTAACAATATGGTCGTTCTCCCCTTTCACACGGACAATCCTTAG
- a CDS encoding serine hydrolase domain-containing protein, with product MKKLIAAVLASVLVIPMAQASAQEKGTTVQEKARALASELISNYGVSGLQYAISDKGSITLSGGAGVYDKATQAPVTKDTMFGIGSVSKMHVSAATMILADSKAIDIDKPLTTYLPQFKMADARYKDITPRMLMNHSSGLYGSHYGNSMLLDDNDTQNHDELLSRLESEHLKSNPGEYSVYCNDGFQLLELMIEQVSGLSYSEFLDRYLSRPLQLSSTQTPLDTFDRQQLAKTYFPGLEQALPVENANVIGAGGIYSTAEELTRFAEVLIGNRTDILTEASAKAMQEPEYKNGIWVPDERNTFGYGLGWDAVSLAPFSDYGITALTKGGDTIMYHAALTAIPESDISVAVLSSGGSSLFNTIFASNVLLEYLKDTGKIDKLLPDPTFEPPVKAAMPAELQSYSGLYGTVGATTAITVKDGELDLPDLEGGLIPAQKYIYTGNGQFKSSDGRTAVSFDPQKNGKTYLKLNAELNFPGAGQMVMVTYEYQKLESNPLNSVTKQAWENRNGKNYYALDEKINSLFYLSPAILMKNIAVDQGYASGTRIVDEHKAVNAAEIPVMNGRDAFDLNFYTKNEAEYLSIDGNSYISEDAVQSIYGGRSSLSTVPANGQGVWFKIGEKSAGKTMTVTAPASGGFAVYDADGMIVNFSVVTKNPSAVLPQGGMIVFGGQAGDVFKISIQ from the coding sequence ATGAAGAAGTTGATTGCAGCAGTATTGGCTTCAGTGTTAGTGATCCCCATGGCTCAGGCCTCGGCACAGGAGAAGGGGACCACTGTGCAAGAAAAGGCACGCGCGCTGGCTTCAGAGCTCATCTCCAATTATGGGGTAAGCGGACTGCAGTATGCCATCAGTGATAAAGGTTCTATCACCCTGTCCGGGGGTGCCGGTGTGTACGATAAAGCCACTCAGGCACCGGTAACGAAAGATACGATGTTTGGGATTGGCTCGGTCAGCAAAATGCATGTATCGGCCGCAACGATGATCCTGGCGGATTCCAAGGCCATTGATATCGACAAACCCCTCACCACGTATTTACCGCAGTTTAAGATGGCCGATGCCAGATATAAGGACATCACACCGCGGATGTTAATGAATCATTCGTCAGGTCTTTACGGCAGCCACTATGGCAACAGCATGCTGCTGGATGACAACGATACACAGAATCATGATGAATTGCTGTCAAGACTGGAGTCCGAGCATCTGAAATCCAACCCCGGAGAATATTCCGTCTATTGCAACGATGGCTTCCAGCTGCTGGAGCTCATGATTGAGCAAGTGAGTGGTTTAAGCTATTCCGAATTCCTGGACCGGTACCTGAGCCGTCCGCTGCAGTTAAGCTCAACCCAAACGCCGCTCGATACGTTTGACAGACAGCAGCTGGCCAAGACGTATTTCCCGGGGCTGGAGCAGGCTCTGCCCGTTGAGAACGCCAACGTCATTGGAGCGGGAGGAATCTATTCCACGGCAGAAGAATTGACCAGGTTTGCTGAAGTGCTGATTGGAAACCGTACGGATATTTTAACCGAAGCCTCCGCCAAGGCCATGCAGGAGCCTGAATATAAGAATGGAATCTGGGTACCGGATGAGCGAAACACCTTCGGCTATGGTCTGGGCTGGGATGCTGTGAGCCTGGCACCGTTCAGCGATTACGGAATCACTGCACTAACCAAAGGCGGGGATACCATTATGTATCATGCTGCGCTGACTGCAATTCCCGAATCCGATATTTCGGTTGCTGTACTCTCCTCCGGCGGGAGCTCCCTCTTCAATACGATTTTCGCCTCGAATGTCCTGCTGGAGTACTTGAAGGATACCGGGAAGATCGACAAGCTCCTGCCGGACCCAACCTTCGAGCCCCCGGTAAAAGCAGCCATGCCCGCTGAGCTACAGTCCTATTCCGGATTATACGGTACAGTGGGTGCAACAACAGCTATAACGGTTAAGGATGGAGAGCTTGACCTGCCTGATCTGGAGGGCGGACTGATCCCCGCACAGAAATATATCTATACAGGCAACGGGCAATTTAAGAGCAGCGACGGCCGGACCGCCGTAAGCTTCGATCCGCAGAAGAACGGCAAAACCTACTTAAAGCTTAATGCCGAATTGAATTTCCCCGGAGCAGGCCAAATGGTGATGGTAACCTATGAATATCAGAAGCTGGAGTCCAATCCTCTTAACTCCGTCACGAAGCAGGCATGGGAAAATAGAAACGGGAAAAATTACTATGCTCTGGATGAGAAGATCAATTCATTATTTTATCTGTCCCCTGCGATCTTAATGAAGAATATCGCTGTGGATCAGGGATATGCCTCGGGAACCCGGATTGTGGATGAGCACAAGGCCGTCAATGCGGCGGAAATACCGGTCATGAACGGAAGAGATGCATTTGATTTGAATTTCTATACGAAGAACGAAGCGGAGTATTTAAGTATCGATGGCAATTCTTATATCAGCGAAGATGCGGTTCAATCTATCTATGGAGGCCGGTCATCGCTCAGTACGGTACCCGCTAACGGTCAAGGGGTATGGTTCAAGATCGGTGAGAAGTCAGCCGGGAAAACAATGACTGTGACTGCTCCGGCAAGCGGCGGCTTCGCTGTCTATGATGCCGACGGGATGATCGTTAACTTCTCTGTGGTGACCAAGAACCCTTCGGCAGTCTTGCCGCAAGGCGGTATGATTGTGTTTGGCGGTCAAGCAGGAGATGTATTTAAGATTAGTATACAATGA
- a CDS encoding histidine kinase yields MAPYKRKTPEEILYSISRLHWGRLKIIIGSVSGSGKTYQMLHEGRLLKQQGIDVVISAVSTMQRAETVEQSLELERVPSIHWQKDGKEQKDLPLEALLERNPEVVLVDGLAHRNRKDARFPTRLEDIRYLMDHGISVITTINVYELAGVADIIYQKTGIRAEDTVPLNTLELADEVRLIDVSPETILKRMNEGVLGDQTHPALSRRGNLGVLRELSLRLVAEGVNDSLEKYREEHGLIGPSGATERILVSAQYHWNGSLHVRRGQQIAKRLNGDLLVVTFVLSKQTLSKEQQAFKRSIQKLVKKVGAKFEELPLLHLRKLPSTLVRYAIQSNVTRIVMGHSKKNRWQEYWQGSIGNRVLRKTRNIDLFLMADRAEQEGERILPIKASRKGEEYPFHRLSSTEIEKKIETIRRGTFKVYIGAAPGVGKTYKMLQEGNILLKKGIDVVIGLLETHGRKETIEQMGELPVIPRAKTTYLGTQLEEMDTEAIIVRHPEVVLVDELAHTNVPGSPTKKRYEDITRLLENGISVITTVNVQHLESLNDAVEQLTGVRVRETVPDAVLKMANEVELIDVTPQMLQERMRDGKIYGLEKVNQALQSFFKMGNLIALRELALREIADDVDERLEAWDREVSLRGPWSRREVIFVCVDLGPRSERLIRRGFRIAYRLKAEWFVHYVHCGGVKTDQDQKRLDALRHLTERLGGKMEVAETNNRRKIHEDLLNRMNEVHTTQLIIGYSRRPLWYTLFKESMVHYLLRNARHMDMLIVADFDPAIADQTL; encoded by the coding sequence ATGGCACCCTACAAACGGAAGACCCCGGAGGAAATCTTATATTCCATTTCCCGCTTACATTGGGGAAGACTGAAGATTATTATCGGTTCAGTCAGCGGTTCCGGAAAGACGTACCAGATGCTGCATGAAGGCAGACTCCTGAAACAGCAGGGTATCGATGTCGTAATTAGTGCAGTATCAACTATGCAGCGGGCAGAGACCGTTGAGCAGTCACTTGAATTGGAGCGTGTGCCAAGCATTCATTGGCAGAAGGATGGTAAGGAGCAGAAGGATCTGCCGCTAGAGGCTTTGCTGGAACGCAATCCCGAGGTAGTACTGGTGGATGGCCTGGCACATCGCAACCGTAAAGATGCCCGTTTTCCAACGAGGCTCGAGGACATCCGTTATTTAATGGACCACGGCATCAGCGTGATCACAACGATTAATGTGTATGAACTGGCCGGTGTGGCTGATATTATCTATCAAAAAACGGGAATTCGTGCTGAAGATACGGTGCCTCTAAATACACTTGAGCTGGCAGATGAGGTCCGGTTAATTGATGTATCTCCGGAAACGATATTGAAACGGATGAATGAGGGGGTACTCGGTGATCAGACCCATCCTGCCCTGTCCCGCCGTGGCAATCTCGGTGTGCTTCGTGAGCTTTCTCTGCGTTTGGTGGCTGAAGGGGTAAACGATTCTCTTGAAAAATACCGGGAAGAGCATGGACTCATCGGACCCTCAGGGGCAACAGAACGGATTCTTGTATCCGCGCAGTATCATTGGAACGGTTCGCTGCATGTGCGCAGAGGCCAGCAGATCGCCAAACGGTTAAATGGAGATCTGCTTGTGGTGACATTTGTATTGTCCAAACAGACATTGTCCAAGGAACAGCAAGCTTTCAAGCGATCTATCCAAAAGCTGGTTAAAAAGGTAGGTGCCAAATTTGAGGAGCTCCCTCTGCTGCATCTGCGCAAGCTCCCTTCTACACTTGTCCGTTACGCGATTCAAAGTAATGTAACCCGAATTGTGATGGGCCATTCTAAGAAGAACCGCTGGCAGGAGTATTGGCAGGGCTCCATCGGGAACAGAGTGTTGAGAAAAACACGGAATATTGATCTGTTCCTCATGGCCGACCGTGCGGAGCAGGAAGGGGAGCGAATCCTCCCCATCAAAGCGAGCCGTAAAGGAGAGGAATATCCTTTTCACCGCTTGAGCAGTACGGAAATTGAAAAAAAGATAGAAACAATCCGCCGAGGCACCTTCAAAGTGTATATTGGAGCCGCTCCAGGTGTTGGGAAGACCTATAAGATGCTGCAGGAAGGCAATATCTTGCTGAAAAAAGGCATTGATGTCGTGATAGGTCTATTGGAAACCCATGGCCGGAAGGAAACCATTGAACAGATGGGGGAGTTGCCGGTCATTCCCCGGGCAAAAACTACATATTTGGGGACGCAGCTGGAGGAAATGGATACTGAAGCGATTATTGTGCGTCACCCGGAGGTCGTGTTGGTTGACGAATTGGCGCACACGAATGTGCCGGGAAGCCCAACCAAGAAGAGATATGAGGATATTACCCGTTTGCTCGAGAACGGCATTTCTGTGATTACAACGGTTAATGTCCAGCATCTTGAAAGCTTGAATGATGCAGTGGAACAATTGACAGGTGTCCGGGTCAGGGAGACGGTACCGGATGCTGTCTTGAAGATGGCTAATGAGGTAGAACTGATTGATGTAACTCCCCAAATGCTGCAGGAACGGATGCGTGACGGTAAAATATATGGGCTTGAAAAGGTGAACCAGGCACTGCAATCTTTTTTTAAAATGGGGAATCTCATTGCTCTTAGAGAACTTGCACTTCGTGAAATTGCAGATGATGTGGATGAACGATTAGAAGCGTGGGATCGTGAAGTATCCTTGCGTGGTCCCTGGAGCAGACGTGAGGTTATTTTTGTATGTGTGGATTTAGGTCCCCGATCGGAACGGTTGATCCGCCGCGGATTTCGTATTGCCTATCGTTTAAAGGCAGAATGGTTTGTCCATTATGTGCATTGCGGGGGGGTGAAGACGGATCAGGATCAAAAGCGGCTGGATGCACTGCGTCATTTAACGGAGCGTCTTGGCGGGAAGATGGAAGTGGCTGAAACCAATAATCGCCGGAAAATCCATGAAGATTTGCTGAATAGAATGAATGAAGTTCATACGACACAGCTCATTATCGGCTACTCCCGCAGACCTCTCTGGTATACCCTGTTTAAAGAGAGTATGGTTCATTATCTGCTCCGAAATGCCCGTCATATGGATATGCTGATCGTGGCAGATTTCGATCCGGCTATTGCAGATCAAACGCTTTAG
- a CDS encoding alpha/beta fold hydrolase, which yields MPVARLNGTSLYYEVLRMKDMAAQLPQAQFAIIPDALNPSNLCQPETFNRLLQQFLESRATE from the coding sequence TTGCCGGTTGCAAGACTAAATGGAACATCACTTTACTATGAAGTCCTTCGTATGAAAGACATGGCGGCACAATTGCCGCAAGCGCAATTCGCAATTATTCCTGACGCATTGAATCCCAGCAACTTATGTCAGCCGGAAACGTTTAATCGGTTACTCCAGCAGTTTCTGGAGAGCAGGGCAACGGAATAG
- the kdpC gene encoding potassium-transporting ATPase subunit KdpC, translating to MEQVNIESDELEQEGKGSYLLSVVRLSVVFIILCGIVYPLASTAIAQVLMPSRANGSLLKNSAGQVVGSELIGQSFTNPALFHGRVSSIDYKAEASGSNNYGPSNPDMLQRTSDSVTQWKIDNPDVPVSELPIDLITNSGSGLDPHISPAAAIVQIPRISNLTGIPVDQLKELVTKYTEGRDLGLFGEERVNVLKLNMALSEMPAN from the coding sequence ATGGAACAAGTTAATATAGAATCAGATGAACTGGAACAGGAAGGCAAGGGTTCTTATCTGTTGAGTGTGGTGAGGCTTAGCGTAGTATTCATTATACTCTGCGGGATTGTTTATCCGCTGGCTTCCACAGCCATTGCCCAGGTACTTATGCCTTCCCGGGCAAACGGGAGTCTGCTGAAGAATAGTGCGGGTCAAGTGGTCGGCTCCGAGCTGATTGGGCAGAGCTTCACTAACCCTGCGTTGTTCCATGGCCGCGTATCCAGTATTGATTATAAAGCTGAAGCTTCGGGCTCGAATAACTACGGTCCTTCCAACCCGGATATGCTGCAGCGAACCAGCGATTCGGTAACCCAGTGGAAAATCGATAATCCTGATGTACCGGTCAGTGAGCTTCCAATTGATCTGATCACGAACTCCGGCTCGGGACTGGATCCGCACATCTCGCCTGCAGCAGCCATTGTGCAGATTCCGAGAATCAGCAACCTTACCGGTATTCCAGTGGATCAGCTCAAAGAATTGGTAACGAAATATACGGAGGGTCGTGATCTTGGGCTGTTTGGTGAGGAACGGGTCAATGTACTGAAACTGAATATGGCTTTATCGGAAATGCCGGCGAACTAG